From [Clostridium] symbiosum, a single genomic window includes:
- a CDS encoding LysR family transcriptional regulator, which produces MSFVPSCFSKYRRFYLVGDYRYVIVKVSKKNRYVRKICLRKNWGVYLENPSYLTLTLQHFQCFILVVESQTMVRAAEILNVSQPLLSQKIAQLEKEIGVKLFSRNKGKLLLTDAGIKFLEDAKLFLGQIDQSIHELKENYKEVSEKPIRIGFSDGHESLQIKKTMEMLRMSFPDVRIEVEIDNRLLIKEKLLNGELDIINIVDTEKFYLNKNINYRKLYYLPLSGLVNKDGPLAGLDTVKWPDLNGLTCYWPESLKKTMLTRDIQKHLRTNGIDLPFQFRKVDYFTLRKYLMMNDSITFTLTGRIDDPALRLIPLGGLSYPFIVAWKKSEAKRLEPYMERLVALLKITTGGDYGRKASSSVRTKNINIH; this is translated from the coding sequence ATGAGTTTTGTTCCGTCCTGCTTCAGTAAATACAGAAGATTTTACTTGGTCGGTGATTACAGATATGTTATAGTTAAAGTATCTAAGAAGAATAGGTATGTACGCAAAATCTGTTTACGAAAGAATTGGGGTGTTTATTTGGAAAATCCGAGCTATTTGACGTTAACCTTACAGCATTTTCAGTGCTTCATACTGGTAGTGGAGTCTCAGACGATGGTGAGGGCAGCGGAAATTCTGAATGTTTCGCAGCCGCTGTTGAGCCAGAAAATTGCACAACTGGAGAAGGAAATCGGGGTAAAATTATTCAGCCGCAATAAGGGGAAGCTGCTGCTTACAGATGCGGGAATTAAATTTCTTGAAGACGCGAAACTCTTCCTGGGTCAGATTGACCAGTCTATCCATGAACTGAAGGAAAATTATAAAGAAGTGTCGGAGAAACCAATCAGGATTGGCTTCAGTGACGGTCATGAATCGCTCCAGATAAAAAAGACGATGGAAATGCTGCGAATGTCATTTCCCGATGTCCGCATAGAGGTGGAGATTGACAACCGTCTTCTGATCAAGGAAAAGCTGCTGAACGGAGAACTTGATATAATCAATATTGTCGATACGGAAAAGTTTTATCTGAATAAGAATATCAACTACAGAAAGCTGTACTATCTGCCGCTTAGCGGTCTTGTCAATAAAGACGGTCCGCTGGCCGGCCTCGATACTGTTAAATGGCCGGACTTAAACGGATTAACCTGTTACTGGCCGGAATCTCTGAAAAAGACCATGCTTACAAGGGATATACAGAAACATCTCAGGACAAACGGAATTGATCTGCCCTTTCAATTCCGTAAGGTTGATTATTTCACACTGCGGAAATATCTGATGATGAACGACAGCATAACTTTTACACTGACCGGGAGAATTGACGATCCCGCTTTAAGACTGATTCCGCTGGGAGGGTTGTCTTATCCATTTATTGTAGCGTGGAAGAAAAGTGAAGCCAAACGCCTGGAACCTTACATGGAGCGTCTGGTGGCACTTTTGAAGATAACGACAGGCGGCGATTACGGGAGAAAAGCATCCTCATCTGTGCGGACAAAAAATATCAATATACATTAA